From Solwaraspora sp. WMMD1047, the proteins below share one genomic window:
- the hisB gene encoding imidazoleglycerol-phosphate dehydratase HisB encodes MSRTARIERITNETKVVVELDLDGTGKAEIGTGVGFFDHMLNQIARHGGYDLTVRTIGDLEIDAHHTIEDTALALGAAFDSALGDKAGIRRYGSATVPMDEVLVRAAIDLSGRPYVVHDEPATLAPYIFGNAGPVYPTSLTRHVWESFGQAARLTMHVTVLREGRPGAQPDAHHVVEAQFKAVSRALREATSIDPRNSGAVPSTKGVL; translated from the coding sequence GTGAGCAGAACCGCCCGGATCGAGCGGATCACCAACGAGACGAAGGTCGTCGTCGAGCTGGACCTGGACGGCACCGGCAAGGCCGAGATCGGCACCGGCGTCGGGTTCTTCGACCACATGCTCAACCAGATCGCCCGGCACGGCGGCTACGACCTGACCGTGCGCACCATCGGCGACCTGGAGATCGACGCCCACCACACCATCGAGGACACCGCGCTGGCGCTGGGCGCGGCCTTCGACTCCGCGCTCGGCGACAAGGCCGGCATCCGCCGGTACGGCTCGGCGACGGTACCGATGGACGAGGTGCTGGTCCGGGCCGCCATCGACCTGTCCGGCCGGCCGTACGTGGTGCACGACGAACCGGCGACGCTGGCGCCGTACATCTTCGGCAACGCCGGCCCGGTCTACCCGACCAGCCTCACCCGGCACGTCTGGGAGTCGTTCGGGCAGGCGGCCCGGTTGACCATGCACGTGACCGTGCTGCGCGAGGGCCGGCCCGGCGCCCAACCGGACGCCCACCACGTGGTGGAGGCCCAGTTCAAGGCCGTGTCCCGGGCGCTGCGCGAGGCCACCTCGATCGACCCGCGCAACAGCGGCGCCGTGCCCAGCACCAAGGGCGTGCTGTAG
- a CDS encoding histidinol-phosphate transaminase, whose protein sequence is MPTGLDDLPIRDDLRGLRPYGAPQLDVAVRLNTNENSYPVPEPVVDAIGKAVAAELRDLNRYPDRDAVALRADLADYLGHGLTTANLWAANGSNEVQQQLLQAFGGPGRVALGFTPAYSMHPLLALGTGTGWVAGRRDAEFGLTADDAVAQVREHRPDLVFLCSPNNPTGTALDPAVVDAVLAAAPGMVIVDEAYAEFARPGTPTALALLPGHPRLVVTRTMSKAFGFAGGRLGYLAAHPAVVDAVQLVRLPYHLSALTQAAARAALAHRDVLLGTVAAIKQQRDRIVAELTGRGITVAASDANFVLFSVAGFAPGGDQRAVWQALLAHGVLVRDVGLPGWLRVTAGTPAETDAFLTALEAVRHVTAPSRKVGQ, encoded by the coding sequence ATCCCTACCGGCCTGGACGACCTGCCGATCCGGGACGATCTGCGCGGGCTGCGGCCGTACGGGGCGCCGCAACTCGACGTCGCGGTGCGGCTGAACACCAACGAGAACTCGTACCCGGTGCCGGAGCCGGTGGTGGACGCGATCGGCAAGGCGGTCGCCGCCGAGCTGCGCGACCTGAACCGCTACCCGGACCGGGACGCGGTGGCGCTGCGCGCCGACCTGGCCGACTACCTCGGGCACGGGCTGACCACCGCGAACCTCTGGGCGGCGAACGGGTCCAACGAGGTCCAGCAGCAACTGCTGCAGGCGTTCGGCGGGCCGGGCCGGGTGGCGCTCGGGTTCACCCCGGCGTACTCGATGCATCCGCTGCTGGCGCTGGGCACCGGAACCGGCTGGGTGGCCGGCCGGCGGGACGCCGAGTTCGGCCTGACCGCCGACGACGCCGTGGCCCAGGTCCGCGAACACCGGCCGGACCTGGTCTTCCTCTGCTCGCCGAACAACCCGACCGGGACCGCCCTGGACCCGGCCGTGGTCGACGCCGTGCTGGCCGCCGCGCCCGGCATGGTGATCGTCGACGAGGCGTACGCGGAATTCGCCCGGCCCGGCACCCCGACCGCGCTCGCGCTGCTGCCCGGGCATCCCCGGCTGGTGGTGACCCGGACGATGAGCAAGGCGTTCGGCTTCGCCGGGGGACGACTCGGCTACCTGGCCGCCCACCCCGCGGTGGTGGACGCCGTCCAGCTCGTCCGGCTGCCATACCACCTCTCCGCGCTCACCCAGGCCGCCGCCCGGGCGGCGCTGGCCCACCGCGACGTGCTGCTCGGCACGGTCGCGGCGATCAAGCAGCAGCGGGACCGGATCGTCGCCGAGCTGACCGGCCGCGGGATCACGGTGGCGGCCAGCGACGCCAACTTCGTACTCTTCTCCGTCGCCGGGTTCGCGCCCGGCGGCGACCAGCGGGCGGTGTGGCAGGCGTTGCTGGCGCACGGGGTGCTGGTCCGCGACGTCGGGCTGCCCGGCTGGCTGCGGGTCACCGCCGGCACCCCGGCGGAGACCGACGCGTTCCTCACCGCGCTGGAGGCCGTGCGGCACGTCACCGCGCCCAGCAGAAAGGTCGGACAGTGA